Sequence from the Aquimarina sp. Aq107 genome:
ACCGGAATCGGTTTGATTGGTGTAGGGATGAAGCTAAAAAAGAAGTATGAGAATTTTAGTGCTGTTTTGGTAAGTGGAGCAATGGCTATATTATATTTTATTACTTTTCTTGCTTATAGCTTATATGGTCTTATCCCGCAAATGTTTACGTTTGGATTAATGGTGATATTTACAATTTTCACTGTATTTGCGGCCATACAATATAATAAACAGGTCATAGCACATATTGGACTAGTTGGTGCTTATGCAGTTCCATTTTTATTAAGTGATGGATCAGGAAAAGTAGCCGTTTTATTTAGTTATATGGCGATTATTAATGTAGGGATCTTAATCATATCTTTTAAAAAATACTGGAAACTTTTATATTATTCTTCCTTCATACTTACGTGGTTAATTTATTTTAGTTGGTATGCAATGGATTATGCAACGGAGGTTCATTTTGGATTAGCTTTTACCTTTTTGTTAGTGTTTTTTATCACATTTTATTTCATGTTCCTTGTATATAAATTAAATAGAAAAGAAAAATTTGGTACAGGAGATGTTATACTTCAGTTGATTAATGCATTTGTTTTTTATGGAATTGGTTTTTCTATGTTGAGTTACCATGAAATTGGATCACAGTTATTAGGCGTATTTACATTAGCAAATGCCATAATACATTTTGTTGTCAGTGTGATAATCTATAGATTAAAATTAGCGGATCGAAATTTATTTTACTTTAGTTCTGGAATGGTATTGGTCTTTATCAGTATTGCATTTCCAGTTCAGTTAGACGGAAATTGGGTAACCTTGCTTTGGGCTGCTGAAGCAGCATTGTTATTTTGGATAGGAAGGACTAAAAAAGTACCTATTTATGAAAAACTAGCATATCCAGTTATTGCCTTAACATTTTTTAGCTTAATTCAGGATTGGTGGATGTATTATGCAGAATATGCCTATATGCCTGGTACTGATGAAATTTCAGTAATTCCGTTTTTTAATATTTCAGTACTTACCTCACTACTGTGTGCGGCCTCTTTTGGATATATTCTCTTTTTACATCGTAGTGAGAATCATCCTTTTCCTTGGTTAAAATATAAGACTTGGTATCAGTTAATCTCCCTTTGGATATCAGCGATGTTTCTGTTTGTCTTGTATATGACTTTTTTCTTAGAGATTATTGATTATTGGGGTAGTTTAGATAGTAATCAAGAAGATTTTATGGGAATTTGGTTAATTAATTACACCTTAGCTTTCTTATCAATTTTATCTTTTGTAAATATTAAAAAGATTAAGAATGTAGTTTTTGGTTATATTAATATTGCGCTCAATATGTTTGCATTATTGATGTTTTTAACCTCTGGATTGTATTTACTGAGTGAATTGCGAGAAAGTTATTTGGATCCTACCTTGTTAGCATCAGGTGAAGCAGGATTGTATCATATAGGTATTCGATATATTTCATTAGTATTTTGTGTTTTATTATTAATAGCTAGTTATAAATATGTTAGACAAGGTTTTCTAAAAGGTGTTTTTACAATAGCTTTTGATGTTATTTTGCAGATTGCTATAATCTGGTTGTTGAGTAGTGAATTAATCCATTGGTTAGATATGGCTGGTTATACCTCTTCAGATAAATTAGGACTAAGTATTCTTTGGGGAATATATTCTTTATTGTTAATCGTTTTAGGATTTTGGAAAAAAATAAAGCATATACGAATAATAGCTTTTATACTTTTTGGAGTCACACTCATAAAATTGTTTTTATATGATATAGCACATTTAAATACGATCTCTAAAACAATTGTATTTGTATCACTTGGTCTATTATTGCTTATTATTTCTTTCTTATACAATAAATACAAACATATTATTACAGATGAGGTTAAAGATTAATATTGTACAGTGGGTATTGTTCTTAATTTGTTTACAAACTTATGCCCAAATTGATAAGTATACCTACAAAAAAGAATTATTGAACGTGTCTGATGATTGGCACACTATTGTATTGCCAGATGAGATTTTTAAAAATGTATCTTCTGATCTTTCAGATATAAGAATTTATGGTATTACTAAGGAAAATGATACTGTAGAGGCGCCATATCTTTTAGAACAAAAGAAGCCTAAAATATCAAGTAAAAATGTCGGATTTAAATATGTTAATAAATCTACTACAGATAAAGGTTCATTTATCACTTTTAAAGTTACGTTAGATGCTATAATTAATCAAGTTCAGTTATCTTTTGAACAAGACAATTTTGATAGGTTAATAAAAGTAGAAGGGAGTCAAAACCTAAAAGATTGGTATACTATTATAGATGATTATCGTGTGTTGTCTGTTAACAATGAATTGACGAAGTATTCATTTACAACCCTAAAGTTCCCTGATTCTAAGTATACATATTATAGAGTTTTTGTTAAAGGTAAAGATGCACCTGATGTAAAAAAGGCTGAGATTACCTTAAAAGAAAAACAAGAAGGTAGTTACAAGAAATTTACTGTTAAGACAACGGAAATTATAGAACAAAATAAAAATACAATAATTACTATTGATTTAGGAATGCCTGTTCCTGTAAGTCATATAAAAATTAAGACTAAGAATACTTTCGATTATTACAGGCCTTTTCGAGTGAAATATCTTAGAGATAGTATCCAGAGAGAAAGCGGATGGAAATATGATTATCAAAATATTACCTCAGGAGTTCTAAATTCTATCGAAGAAAATGAATTTAACTTTTATAGTACAATTACTAATAAGATAAGAATAATTGTCAATAATCAGGATAATGAACCATTAGATATTGATGAGGTTGTAGTTAAAGGATTTGATTATGAGTTGATTACTAGATTTAGTGCCTCTGCTAATTATTTTCTGACTTATGGTAATGAAGATGTGAATAAACCATCCTATGATCTTCAGTACATGAAAGAAAGAGTTCCAGAAAAATTAGTAAAAATTCAATTAGGGCCAGAACAAATAATTCCTAAAAACCAAGAGAGAACCGTGGAACCACTCTTTAAAAATAAAGTTTGGTTGTGGGCTATAATGTTTGTTGTTATTGCGTTGTTGGGAGGGTTTACATTGATGATGATGAAAAAAAAGTAATTTTTTTCAAAAAGGCTGTCCAAATATTCTTAATCACTTCGTCATAGAATCATATAAACCATAAATAAATAATAGTATGAAACAATTTATGTTCCTTTTTAAAGGTGGAGACGACGTTTGGGATGCAAAATCCGAAGAAGAACAAAATGCACACATGGAAAAGTGGATGCAATGGATTGGAAAAATGGCAGAAGAAGAAAAATATGTTGGAGGAGAACGCCTTTATCCGGCTGTAAAAACAATTCATCCTGGAGGCACAAAAGTAACTGACAGGTCTTTTGCTGAGGCTAAAGAATTAGTCGGAGGTTACATTACCGTATTAGCTGAAACATTAGATGAAGCTACAGAAATGGCAAAAGGTTGTCCGGGACTGCAGTGGGAGTCATCTGTAGAAGTTAGAGAAGTTTGGCCAGAAGATGTTTAATTTAAATGATAAAAGATGAAAGAGTTTTTGATGCTAATTAGAGGAGGGCAAGAAAAATATAGTACAGCATCTCCTAATGAAATGCAAAAGCACTTGGAACACTGGCAAGAATGGATGGGTGGATTAACTAAAGAAGAAAGATTGTTAGGAGGGCAGCCTTTAATAAAGGAAGGTAATACATTGTTAGAAAGAGGTAAGAAAGTCATAGATAGACCATTTGCAGAAGGAAAAGAGTTAGTTGGAGGATATCTTCTGATTAAAGCGGATTCTTTAGATCAGGCAACTACGATAGCTAAAGGTTGTCCAAGCTTTGAATATGATTGCAGTGTAGAAATTCGCGAAATCGCTCCATTAGCGCAATAATATATATTGGAGTCAGAAGATCACATAGATAATACGTTAAACCATCTTTTTAGACAAGAATCTGGGAAGATGGTTGCTGTTTTAATCAAAATTTTCGGGACTGAGAATATTGAAATGGCAGAGGATGTAGTGCAAGATGCATTAGTAAGCGCTCTAGAAACTTGGAAATATAGAGGAGTACCTGATAATCCCAAAGCTTGGTTGTATAGGACTGCAAGAAATAAAGCAATTGATATTTTAAGAAAGAAAAAACATAGCAAAACTATAGACTTTTCGGATCCCGAACGTAAGTTGTTGACTTCAGAATATACATTAACAAGTACGATGGATAATTTTTGGAAAGAACAGTATATACAAGACGATTTTTTAGCAATGATGTATGCTTGTTGTCATCCAGAGATCTCTCCAGAAAATCAAATAACCTTTATTTTAAAATCTCTTTGTGGGTTCAGTACTAAGGAAGTTGCAAGATCTTTTCTAACATCAGAAGATACTATTTCTAAAAGATTATATAGAACTAAAGAATACTTTAGAAAACAAAAAATAAGACCCGAAATACCATTGCCTGACGAGATTGCTGATAAGACTAAAACTGTTTTAAGTGCGATATATTTAATGTTTAATGAAGGATATAATGCTACTCACGATGATAATTTGGTCAGAAAAGATGTTATTTCTCAAGCGATGTGGTTATGTAAGTGTTTATTAGATAATGAGCGAACACAATTATCAGAAGTATATGCGTTGATGGCGTTAATGTTATTTCATACTGCTCGTGTGGATAGTCGTATTAGTGATTACGGAGAATTGATCCTTTTATCGGATCAAGATAGAAATTTATGGAATAAAGAATTAATTTCTCAAGGAAATAAGTATTTAAATCAATCAGCCTTTGGAGAATCTTTATCTACCTATCATCTCGAAGCTGCTATTGCTTATCAACATTGTATTTCTGAAAGCTATTCAAAAACCGATTGGAAGGAAATATTAATATATTACGATTTACTTTTAAAAATAGATAACGACCCAATTGTTTTTTTAAATAGATGTTTAGTTGTTTTGGAGCTTTTTGGGGCTGAAGAAGCACTAAAAACCATTAATAAAATAAAAAACGATAAAGTGATAAGTGGTTATTATCTATATTACGCAATTTTGGGTGAAATTCATGAGCGACTAATAAAACCGAATAGGGCTGTGGATTATTATCAAAAAGCAATACAACTTACACAGTCGCAACCGGAACAACATTTGCTTAAACGAAAAATATCAAGGATCCTTAACTAGTAAATGGTATTTTATATTTATCGTATTACTGACAGTTCTTCATAGATTCATAATAAGCGCGATATTCCTCATAACTAATCTTTTTTCTACCTTTCTCTAGTACAATTGTGTTTTGATTAGAGAATTCTGCATAGAGAATGGTTTTTTTAGGAAACCCGTCTATCACTATTTCCATATAACTATTGGCGGTAATTTTGCTAGTGTCAATTTCTATTTTGAATTTGCCATCATAATCAGAAAATGCATATGCACAAGATTCATCTGATAATTGTAGCTTCACAACTGCAATAGGAACAACAGAACCATCGGGTTTTTTTATATTGCCTTCAATAGTTTTAATACCGTTAGTATTAGTTGATGTTTCAGAAATTTGTTGTGTAATATTAGGGTCGACTTCTGTAGTGGTATTGCCAGAAAGATCTTCAATTGTCCAATTATCCAGTTTTTTTCCTTTTTTGTAAGTACCTTTTACAATTACACCTGATGCATCTTGTCTCCAATAATCACCATGCTTCTTTCCGTTTTTATAGTTGATTTTTTCTTTAGAACCACTTTTTGTAACATTCCATAGGCCTACTTTTTCACCTTTTTCGTAATATCCTTCTTCTGTAAAAGTAAAACCATTATCAGAGTTATAGTAGTAACCATTTCTTTCGTTGTCTTCATAGTTTTCTACTGTAGATAAATCTAGAGAACCTTTTTTTCTGAAAATCAAAAAATGCACCCATTCTCCATGTTTTTTCCCTTTTTTATATTCAATTTTATGAATACCTGTAACTTTTTTGTCCTTTAACTCTCTTACGTAGTATTTGCCATCAAGTTCATTTTCTTTATTAACCTCCAACAGTTCGTTATATTCTTCTTTACTGAGTTCTATGTATCCCCCTTCTATAGGAGTTTGCCCCTTGACTATAAATGAAAATAATAATATGAAAGTGAAGACAATGTGTGATTTTTTCATCCTAATTATCGATTGTATTTGTTTAATTTAATTTTCCCAAACTGTACAACTAAAGTTAAGTTATTTTTGTTGTTTTTCAAATAACATATAGTATTCAGAGGTCGTTTGTTATTATAGATCAAAGACAATACCAATTTGTTACCTTGTTTAAATAATTTTAAAAACACAAAATATCTAGTAGTTATCTTATAACAAAGATGCTTTTTTGTAACTAAATTAATAGCTTATAAAGAATCGAAGGTATTACCGTAAATGAGATATGATTATTATTTGTAGCTTTACCAGTAATGAAGACATGCCAATTTGTTATAATTTTATCTGGCATCATCTTTGTAAACCATTAAATAATTAATATAAATTTTTACAATGAACAAAGGAACAGTAAAATTCTTTAATGATGCCAAAGGTTTTGGTTTCATCACTGAAGAAGGTTCGAACAAAGAACATTTTGTACACATTTCAGGATTAGTAGATGAAATTCGTGAAGGTGATGTCGTAGAGTTTGATCTACAAGAAGGAAAAAAGGGGTTAAACGCAGTAAATGTAAAAGTAATTTAATACATACTACATAACTTTTTTAATCAATAAGCCTATCAGTTTTGATAGGCTTATTTGTTTTTAGAAGTTTAAACAATTGGTAAACGTAATCTCTTAATTATTCTAGTTTAACTAGAAAATACTAATAGATCGTTTTTATATCTTCACTTTCTTATCTCCTTATAGCGTATCCACAAGAAGACGGTAAGTCTTTTATAAAATTCATCATAAGCTTAAAATTCAATCTAAAGTGTGTTTGTAAAAATCTCATAGTCTTTTCCCTTTTTATAATATAACGCTCATTAGAAGAAGATACCCTACCACTGTTATATTCTTTTTATATAATATTTTGAATGAAGTATAAAAAAGAATAAAAGCCTATGTTGTACTCTATAAGATGTAAATCACGCTAAAAAAACAAAGTTTTTTAATTAGGTGTAACAATTAATGATCAAGTGCATCAAAGAAGAAATCAAAAAATAAAACTTTATGAAAAATTTGAAAATTACATTTGCTTTCTTCTTGTTAATTAATCTTGCATTTAGTCAAGCTCCAGCAGTTACAATAAACGTATCAGGAAATGGAACCCCAGTTATATTTTTGCCTGGTTTTACTACACCAGGATCAGTTTGGGATGAAACAATAACTCATTTAAAAGGTAATTATCAAAATCATGTAGTATCCTATGCGGGATTTGATGGTAATACACCTATCGCTATGCCTTGGTACGATACTATAAAAAAAGAATTGATTACGTATGTTAAAGAAAATAAGTTGACAGATGTAATTATTATTGGTCATAGTATGGGAGGTAATTTAGCAATTGATATTGCGGCCTCTTTACCTAATTACATAAAAGATTTAATTCTGGTGGATTCAATACCTTGTATGCGCGAATTAATGATGCCTGGAGTATCAGAAACCCAAATCCAATACGATAGTCCTTATAATAAACAAATGTTATCTATGGATGAAGAACAGTTTACTCAAACAGCTCTGATGATGGCACAAAAGATGACTAATAAAAAGGAGAAAGTGAATACCTTGCTAAATTGGATACAAATAGCAGATCGAGAGACATATGTATATGGTTATACAGATTTATTAAAATTAGACCTGAGAAAAGTATTGGGTAAAATAACTGCAAAAACTCTAATTATTGGAGCTGCTTTTCCAACGATCGAAACAGCAAAAGCAAATTACGAGAAACAATACGCAAGCTTATCTAATAAACATATAGAGATGATACCCGACAGTAAGCATTTTATTATGTTTGATCAACCAGAATTGCTTTATGAAGAGATAAATAATTTCTTAACTAATGAGTAAAGAGAAGCTACAACTTTTTGAGACAATATATGATGATTGTTACCCAATGGTATTGCAGATGTGCTTGGGATATATGAAAGGAGACGAGAGTTTAGCTTATGATTTAACCCAAGAAGTATTTATTAATATTTGGAATGCAATGGATAAGTTTAAAGGTAAATCTACTCATAAAACTTGGGTGTATAGAATTACCGTTAATTCTTGTCTTCAACACATTAGAAAAGAAAAAAATAAAAAACAAGTGCCTATTGATTCGGTAGTGCATATGATTGAAGATGATAATCAAGAGGTTAACGTAGGAGAAAATAAGAATTTATATATCGCAATAGGTAAGCTAGAAGAGATAGATCGTTTGCTAATCATGATGGTTTTAGAAGGTCAGGATTATGATGATATTTCTGAAATAATGGGAATAAAACCAACCAATGTAAGAGTTAAGATCCATAGGATAAAGAAGAGACTAAAAAAAATATTAGATCATGAATAATGAATTTGAAGCATTGCAGAGTCAATGGAAAGAAAATAAGAATAGTATTAAACGTAATTCACCGGATTCAGATGAGATGTTTTCTGTGATAAAGAAAAAGAAAAGTTGGAGTACTCGTTTTCATTATGGAAATATTGTTGTACTATCATTGGTTTTGATAGGTATAGCTTCTTTCTTCTATTTTGTAGCTCCAGTTCAAGAACTGTTGAGTAGAATAGGTGTAGGGTGTATGATTGGCGGTTTGTTCTTAAGAATATTGATAGAAATTATAAGTGTATCTAAAGCAAAAAAGATCAAGATGACGGATAATGCTTTACAAACTACTAACGATACGATTGCATTTTATAACTTTAGAAAAAAGATTCACGGACCTATAACTATCGGAATTATAGTGTTATATACAGTTGGTTTCTATGTGATTACTCCAGAGTTTAGTTTGTATTTTAAAACATGGCAGATGATCTTGATTGATGTATCTTATATTGTTGGTGCGATCATACCTTATTTGGCTGTTAGAAAAAATATCAAAAAAGAGATACGTATTTTATTAGAAATTATTGAGTTAAAGAGAACAATAACAACTGAAGTTAAATAATATATTAGAGAAATTAATTTATAATATAGATAAGTCGACCATCCATATGGTCGGCTACTTTCCCGTAGGCGATTAAAGATGCACCTAT
This genomic interval carries:
- a CDS encoding DUF2339 domain-containing protein, which codes for MADNQKYINDLLEKIAILSNKQEVFRREILNLKNEVLRFKNEEEQKKTQVTEDTITAPVIKPVLKEVEDKVEIKEPLSQKQPEVSFSQPKVKRDVKPKGKSNLEKFIGENLISKVGVIILIIGVAIGAKYSIDNELISPLTRIILGYLTGIGLIGVGMKLKKKYENFSAVLVSGAMAILYFITFLAYSLYGLIPQMFTFGLMVIFTIFTVFAAIQYNKQVIAHIGLVGAYAVPFLLSDGSGKVAVLFSYMAIINVGILIISFKKYWKLLYYSSFILTWLIYFSWYAMDYATEVHFGLAFTFLLVFFITFYFMFLVYKLNRKEKFGTGDVILQLINAFVFYGIGFSMLSYHEIGSQLLGVFTLANAIIHFVVSVIIYRLKLADRNLFYFSSGMVLVFISIAFPVQLDGNWVTLLWAAEAALLFWIGRTKKVPIYEKLAYPVIALTFFSLIQDWWMYYAEYAYMPGTDEISVIPFFNISVLTSLLCAASFGYILFLHRSENHPFPWLKYKTWYQLISLWISAMFLFVLYMTFFLEIIDYWGSLDSNQEDFMGIWLINYTLAFLSILSFVNIKKIKNVVFGYINIALNMFALLMFLTSGLYLLSELRESYLDPTLLASGEAGLYHIGIRYISLVFCVLLLIASYKYVRQGFLKGVFTIAFDVILQIAIIWLLSSELIHWLDMAGYTSSDKLGLSILWGIYSLLLIVLGFWKKIKHIRIIAFILFGVTLIKLFLYDIAHLNTISKTIVFVSLGLLLLIISFLYNKYKHIITDEVKD
- a CDS encoding RNA polymerase sigma factor; the encoded protein is MSKEKLQLFETIYDDCYPMVLQMCLGYMKGDESLAYDLTQEVFINIWNAMDKFKGKSTHKTWVYRITVNSCLQHIRKEKNKKQVPIDSVVHMIEDDNQEVNVGENKNLYIAIGKLEEIDRLLIMMVLEGQDYDDISEIMGIKPTNVRVKIHRIKKRLKKILDHE
- a CDS encoding alpha/beta fold hydrolase; this translates as MKNLKITFAFFLLINLAFSQAPAVTINVSGNGTPVIFLPGFTTPGSVWDETITHLKGNYQNHVVSYAGFDGNTPIAMPWYDTIKKELITYVKENKLTDVIIIGHSMGGNLAIDIAASLPNYIKDLILVDSIPCMRELMMPGVSETQIQYDSPYNKQMLSMDEEQFTQTALMMAQKMTNKKEKVNTLLNWIQIADRETYVYGYTDLLKLDLRKVLGKITAKTLIIGAAFPTIETAKANYEKQYASLSNKHIEMIPDSKHFIMFDQPELLYEEINNFLTNE
- a CDS encoding DUF3999 family protein, giving the protein MRLKINIVQWVLFLICLQTYAQIDKYTYKKELLNVSDDWHTIVLPDEIFKNVSSDLSDIRIYGITKENDTVEAPYLLEQKKPKISSKNVGFKYVNKSTTDKGSFITFKVTLDAIINQVQLSFEQDNFDRLIKVEGSQNLKDWYTIIDDYRVLSVNNELTKYSFTTLKFPDSKYTYYRVFVKGKDAPDVKKAEITLKEKQEGSYKKFTVKTTEIIEQNKNTIITIDLGMPVPVSHIKIKTKNTFDYYRPFRVKYLRDSIQRESGWKYDYQNITSGVLNSIEENEFNFYSTITNKIRIIVNNQDNEPLDIDEVVVKGFDYELITRFSASANYFLTYGNEDVNKPSYDLQYMKERVPEKLVKIQLGPEQIIPKNQERTVEPLFKNKVWLWAIMFVVIALLGGFTLMMMKKK
- a CDS encoding YciI family protein, translating into MKEFLMLIRGGQEKYSTASPNEMQKHLEHWQEWMGGLTKEERLLGGQPLIKEGNTLLERGKKVIDRPFAEGKELVGGYLLIKADSLDQATTIAKGCPSFEYDCSVEIREIAPLAQ
- a CDS encoding cold-shock protein, which encodes MNKGTVKFFNDAKGFGFITEEGSNKEHFVHISGLVDEIREGDVVEFDLQEGKKGLNAVNVKVI
- a CDS encoding YciI family protein, whose amino-acid sequence is MKQFMFLFKGGDDVWDAKSEEEQNAHMEKWMQWIGKMAEEEKYVGGERLYPAVKTIHPGGTKVTDRSFAEAKELVGGYITVLAETLDEATEMAKGCPGLQWESSVEVREVWPEDV
- a CDS encoding RNA polymerase sigma factor → MESEDHIDNTLNHLFRQESGKMVAVLIKIFGTENIEMAEDVVQDALVSALETWKYRGVPDNPKAWLYRTARNKAIDILRKKKHSKTIDFSDPERKLLTSEYTLTSTMDNFWKEQYIQDDFLAMMYACCHPEISPENQITFILKSLCGFSTKEVARSFLTSEDTISKRLYRTKEYFRKQKIRPEIPLPDEIADKTKTVLSAIYLMFNEGYNATHDDNLVRKDVISQAMWLCKCLLDNERTQLSEVYALMALMLFHTARVDSRISDYGELILLSDQDRNLWNKELISQGNKYLNQSAFGESLSTYHLEAAIAYQHCISESYSKTDWKEILIYYDLLLKIDNDPIVFLNRCLVVLELFGAEEALKTINKIKNDKVISGYYLYYAILGEIHERLIKPNRAVDYYQKAIQLTQSQPEQHLLKRKISRILN